A part of Salmo trutta chromosome 15, fSalTru1.1, whole genome shotgun sequence genomic DNA contains:
- the LOC115149281 gene encoding hypermethylated in cancer 2 protein-like: MEQQNHSKQLLLQLNQQRAKGYLCDVIIVVENALFRAHKNVLAASSVYFKSLVPHDNLINLDTEMVSPSIFRQVLDFIYTGRLSSSDFVSDHSISSLLIAASYLQLTELAALCRRKLKHNGQTPSSSNKMTPSSSTSPTPNGHTPGPLCLSSTPLHNHQHHNNHSGSKKGSQRPGQEGRLREDLSEKVFISGSRCASLSPSGEGRSNGLGLDLSKRSPSESTATEEVSPSSLLQSSSPHSSSLSPTPTPPTTSSAKPEPPKTSTDLQPRAPRKRPRGDKVTPELEDGEVDGEENGLDQSEGSGHSGRGGGGGRKGRRNGNTNYIYRQPQPGFEPGVGDNLYVCIPCGKGFPSSEQLNAHVDTHTHDQLYLKDEEEEEEEEEEECGGYLKDKDPDTCPDDSASKGVKPDAEEPGHLCTVCSKSCKDATSLRQHEKSHWLNRPFPCNICGKLFTQRGTMTRHMRSHLGLKPFACEECGMRFTRQYRLAEHMRVHSGEKPYECQLCGGKFTQQRNLLSHMRMHTSPS, from the exons ATGGAACAGCAGAATCATTCAAAGCAGCTGCTGCTGCAGCTGAACCAGCAGCGAGCCAAAGGATACCTGTGTGATGTCATCATCGTGGTGGAGAACGCGCTGTTCCGCGCCCACAAGAACGTCCTGGCAGCTAGCAGCGTCTACTTCAAGTCGCTGGTCCCCCACGACAACCTCATCAACCTGGACACAGAGATGGTCAGCCCCTCCATTTTCAGACAG GTGTTGGACTTCATCTATACAGGTCGTCTGTCCAGTTCTGACTTCGTCAGTGACCACAGTATCTCGTCTCTGCTGATCGCCGCCTCCTACCTCCAGCTGACTGAACTGGCAGCTCTCTGTCGCAGGAAGCTCAAACACAACGGTCAGACCCCCTCCAGCTCCAACAAGatgaccccctcctcctccacctccccaacCCCAAATGGACACACCCCTGgccccctctgcctctcctccacccctctccacaaCCACCAGCACCATAACAACCACTCAGGGTCCAAGAAGGGGAGCCAGAGACCGGGCCAGGAGGGAAGGCTGAGAGAGGATCTGTCCGAGAAGGTGTTTATTTCGGGCTCCCGCTGTGCCTCCCTCAGCCCCTCTGGAGAAGGTAGGAGTAATGGGCTGGGACTGGACCTGTCCAAAAGGAGTCCGTCAGAGAGCACTGCCACAGAGGAGGTGTCCCCCAGCAGTCTGCTCCAGAGCTCTtccccccactcctcctctctctcccccactcccactCCTCCCACAACGTCTAGTGCCAAGCCAGAGCCTCCAAAGACCTCCACagacctgcagcccagagccccTCGCAAGAGGCCCCGAGGTGATAAAGTGACCCCAGAGCTGGAGGACGGAGAggtggatggagaggagaacGGTCTAGATCAGAGTGAGGGGAGCGGAcacagtgggagaggaggaggaggaggaagaaaaggGAGGAGAAACGGAAACACCAACTACATCTACCGTCAGCCCCAGCCAGGGTTTGAGCCAGGTGTGGGGGACAACCTGTACGTCTGCATCCCCTGTGGGAAAGGCTTCCCCAGCTCAGAACAGCTCAATGCCCACGtcgacacacacacccacgacCAACTCTACCTgaaagacgaggaggaggaggaggaggaagaggaagaggaatgtGGTGGATACTTGAAGGACAAAGATCCGGACACGTGCCCAGACGACTCTGCATCGAAGGGGGTGAAGCCTGACGCTGAAGAACCTGGGCATCTCTGCACAGTCTGCAGTAAGAGCTGCAAGGATGCGACATCACTACGGCAACACGAGAAGAGCCATTGGCTGAACCGGCCATTCCCCTGTAACATCTGTGGCAAGCTGTTCACTCAGCGAGGCACCATGACACGCCACATGAGGAGTCACCTGGGCCTCAAGCCCTTCGCCTGCGAGGAGTGCGGCATGCGCTTCACACGCCAGTACCGCCTCGCCGAGCACATGCGGGTCCACTCGGGGGAGAAGCCGTACGAGTGCCAGCTGTGTGGCGGGAAGTTCACCCAGCAACGCAACCTCCTTAGTCATATGAGGATGCACACCTCGCCCTCATAG